ATGTATTTAAATGCCGATTGGAAAATGGAAGATGGAGGAGAGCTGCGCATTTATCATGTTGATGGGGAACAGAATATCGCTCCAAATAACGGTAAAAGTGTGTTCTTTAGAAGTTCAGATCTGGCGCACGAGGTATTGCTTACCAATAAACAAAGGATGAGCATTACAGGATGGCTTAAAATTGGTTAAACGCTAATCTTCAATATTGAGCAACTGTTTAATTATCCCCTTATAATTTTTACCGATAGGGACCTCCCGGCCGTTCTTGAGTACAATGGTGTTGCCCTCTAAATAATCGACATATTTTTTATTGAGGATATAAGACTTATGAATTCGGATGAAATCTGTTGATAACTGAGCTTCAAAACTACCCAATGTTCGTGGGGTAAGTAAAAAATCGTGGTCTTTCCAAACTTTAACATAATTACCCAGGCTTTCCAGGTATTGTATTTCGTCTGTTTTTATCAGAATGTGTTTCTTGTCTGCCTTAATAGAGATTTGTCCATTGTTCCCAGGCACTGTTTTTTCAATTTCAGTGGGTGCAGCAGTTTGCTTTTTAAGGTTGTACAATTCCAGTGCGCGGTTAACCGCTTTTACAAAACGATCGAGCCTGAAGGGTTTTAACAGGTAATCGCAAACCGCCAGATCAAAACTTTCTAAAGCGTATTCTTCGTATGCCGAGGTAATAATTACAAGCGGTTTATGTGGTAAGGTTCTCAAAAAATCCAGGCCATTTAGCTTTGGCATCCTGATATCTAAGAAAATTAAATCTACCTGTTGTTTGCTCAAAAAATCCAGGGCTTCGGTAGCACGGTAGCAGTGGCCGACGACCGAAATAAAAGGAATATCTTTTGCATACTCGGTAATTACGCCGTGTGCAAGCGGTTCATCATCTACGATTAGGCAACGTAAGCTCATGTTAGCTGGAGTTTGAGTTCTGCCTTAAAGATATTAGCAATGGAGGTAATATCCAACGTATAACGGTTGGGATAGAGTAATTCGAGCCTCTTTTTCAAATTATCAATCCCAATTCCCTTACAATTGGTGTTTTCTTCTGGATCGAAGGAGTTCTCACAGCAGAAAACAACTTCAGTATCGTTAGCGGTTAGAGATAGTTTTAAAAAAGCTTCGTCTTCGGCACGTTCAATACCATGTTTAAATGCATTCTCTACAAATACAATTAGCAGGAGGGGAGGAATATCAATCTGATCGTTTTTAACTTGCTTATCAAATTCAAAATGTAAGGTTTTTTGCAAACGGATTTGCTGTAATTGAATATAATCATTGATATAATCGAGTTCTTGTGAAAGTTTAACTGTTTTTTCCTGCCCTTTGTAAATCGTATAACGCATCAGTTCTGATAATTGCAAAATACTTTCGGGCGTTTTCTCAGATTTTTGCAAACTTAATGCATAAAGGTTGTTAAGCGTATTAAAGAAAAAATGAGGATTAAGCTGTTGTTTTAGCAGGTCGAGTTCATTTTGGGATTTTTCTTTCTCTAACGAGAGGATCTTGTTGTTCTGTTTTCCCCATTGTAGCGCCAAAACTATAGGTAAACTGATCAGCATAATGGCAAAGGCCCCAAATGCATTTTCAAGCTCGAAAGGGTTAGTTACGAATATGCTCCGACCAAAAACCGTGTTAATGGGAAGCGAAATTAATATTTGGGCCAATAGGGGGTAAAGAACTGCGATGGTGGCAGAAAGCGTTAAAAGGTAAATGAGTAGTCCTTTCTCTTTGAGTATTTTAGATACCAGTAAACGGCTATTGATCAGGAAAAGCAGGTATCCGCATAAATACATGATCAAAAATTGTGAAAAGAAGCTTAAAAATGTTCCAAAATTAAACACTAGCATTTTAAAGTTGAATTCGAAACCAACCAAACGGAAGCCCTTTCTTTGGTAAATGGGGTTCTCTAAGCTCGAAACAGCCATTATGGAGATGGTTGCTGCAAGTAAAATGATGGTAATGAGTACGGCGTTCTCCAGACCAATTTTTTTGATCCATTTAATATGCTGCACTTTTTTCTGGTAATACTGATTAGCAATCAACATGATTTCGAGGGCGACTGCCGCCAAAGCTGTTGAAATGAAAACAGCATTGTCAAGCTTCGCAATTTGCAGGTAAAATGCAATGCCAGTAAAAAGCGGAAGCAGGATGAAGAAGCAAGTGCACCAGTAAGCAACATATCGATTTCGACTGAGGACGTTTTTTAGTCTGGTTTTAAGAAAAGAAAAAATAAGTACAGGGAGCAAACAAAAAACCAAAGCCAAAATGCAGCTGGCATAGCTAAGCCAGATATTGGTAGTTAAGTTGTAAGTATTAAATATGGCTATCCACAACAAAAGGCCAACATTTATGAAAAAATCCTGGTATTTATAGTTGTAGCTGAATTTTTTTGTACTGAGCATTTTTTTAAATAGGATAATATGAATTAAAAATGAACGTAGCCGAAGGGCAATCTTTTTTTGAATGATCTGATTATAAAAGGCTCCGACTCCGCTCAGCCCGACAATATCAGGATGATCATCTTGGAAGCCATCTCTAAAGTTATTAAAGTTTAAAGTTTGCGAAAAATTTAGATGATGAAAGGTATGTTTTCGATGATGAAAGGAACATCACGGTTATTATTTCCTTTCATCATCATTTCGGCTTCCTTCGTCACTTAAATTTAACAGATCGGTTTAATCGGTCTAATTTGCATCCATCTTAATTATTTAATATGGTACGGCTTAAAATACAGCAACTTACAAAATCTTATCAAAATGGTGTAAAGGCTCTTGATGATGTTACCCTCAATATCGCAAATGGCATGTTTGGTTTATTAGGACCTAATGGAGCAGGCAAATCTTCGCTTATGCGTACACTTGCTACCTTACAGCTACCAGACGCCGGTCAGGTTCATTTTGATGGAAACGATGTGTTACAAAATCCTCAGGAAATGCGCAACAAGTTGGGTTATTTACCACAGGATTTTGGCGTATATCCTAAAGTTTCAGCTATAGATTTACTCAATCATCTTGCGGTTTTAAAAGGATTACAAAATAAGAATGAACGGAAGGAACAGGTGACTTCACTTCTGCAACAGACCAATTTATTTGAAGTGAGAAAAAGATCTGTCAGCACTTTTTCTGGTGGTATGCGGCAGCGTTTCGGTATTGCACAGGCTTTATTGGGTAATCCGCAGTTAATTATTGTAGATGAGCCCACCGCAGGGCTTGATCCACAGGAAAGAAACCGGTTCCATGATCTGTTGAGTGAAATTGGTGCCAATCGGGTGGTTATCTTGTCTACCCATATTGTAGAAGATGTAAATGACCTTTGTACTGAAATGGCAGTGATGGCAAATGGCAAATTGATTTTACAGGGTAAACCCTCAAGACTGATCGAAAAATTAGATGGAAAAATCTGGAGAAAGGCAATCGATAAGGTAGACCTGGCTCAATATTCATCCATTTTTAATGTAATTTCTACCAAAATTATTTCGGGTAAATGTTATGTATTCGTCTTAGCAGATGAATGCCCGGCACACATTTTCGAACCTGTTTACCCAGGTTTAGAAGAGGTTTATTTTTCTTCCTTATTTGGCGCTGCCAATCAAAATCTGGAGGCTAAGCTATGATTATAGATTTACTAAAATTTGAGCTGAAATATCATTTCGGACAAATATCGTTCAAAGTGGCAGCGCTTTTGTTTTTTATTCTAGGGTATTTCTGCGTGGTACAGGGGGATTTGGTTCTGACGACGTACATAAAAATTCGCCATTTGTTATTACCAACATCATTGCCCTGCTTTCGCTTTTCTCTATCTTTTCGGGTACATTATTTAGTGCTAATGTGGTGCTTAGGGATAGTATGTATAAAATGGAAGCAGTTGTTTTTACTACTTCGATCAAAAAACTCCCTTATTTTGTCATAAGGTTTTTAGGCCTTATCATTTCTGTTTTTAGTTTACTCGTGCTGGTGGCCTTGGGTATTTACGTTGGCACTTTCTTTCTCGATGCCGATCGGTTAGGCAGTTTTCATATCATCTATTTTCTACAGCCACTTTTAGTTTTTGCCCTTCCAAATGTACTGTTCTCTGCCGGTATTTTATTTTGTACTGCCGTATTAACCAAAAATGTAAGGATAATTTATGTGGTAGGTGTGTTGATTTACATTTTGTACATGCTCGCTTCGATATTTGGCAATTCGCCATTGTTGGCCACATCGACAATGAAAGCAGGTAGTCCCGATATTTTACCCCTATTTTTAGATCCTTTTGCACTTGCCTCGTTTTTTGGCGAAACCAGAACATGGACAAGTCTAGAGCGCAATCAACAGTTATTTCCATTCAACGGTACCTTTTTATTCAACAGGTTGCTTTGGCTTGGTTTTACAGCCTTGGTGGTGCTAATTACCTATCGCTTATTCAATTTTCGTTTGCAGCAGCAACAACAGCCAAAAATTAAAGCAGCTAAAGCAGAACAGGTTGAGTTGGTTCCTTATCGTGCTTTCGCAGTTTTTTCAAATGGTTTTCGTTACCATCTGAATACGTTCTTCGCACAGTTTAAACTCGAAATGATATTCTTGTTTAAAAACATCCCCATTATGGTCATGCTATTGTTATGGGTTTTTCTTTTCGGGGTAGAGTTAAAAGACCAGTTGTTCAGTGGTGTTTATGGCATTCATAGTTATCCGGCAACAGGTATTATCATCGAAGAAATACGTTCGATGAAATTCGGTCTGGTCCTGATTATTTTTTACGCGGCAGAAACCATTAGCAGAGAAAAATCAGTAAATATTCATTCCTTGATTTACAGTACACCTGTTCAGAATTCAGTTTTATGGATGGCAAAAACCCTGAGTCTTTTTGCGCTGGTTTTCATTCTCGTCACGCTAAATATTGGGATCGGTATTGTTCTTCAGCTTACACATGGCTATTTCCATATTGAGTTACCTATGTATTTATCCTTGTACTATTATAGCGCATTCCCTTTATTACTTTTTGTAGTACTCATCGTTTTTATCCAGAATTTAAGTACGAACAAGTATCTCGGTATGTTACTGAGCATGATCGTTATTTTTCTGGTTTCGTATGCGGAAAGGTTTGGCTTAGCCCACTATCTTTTCCGATTTGCAACAGTACCTGATTTATTACATTCTTATTTTAACGGTTTTGGGTATTATACCAACGCATTTAACTGGTATATGCTGTATTGGTCGGCTTTTGTAATTGTTATTGCCGTTTTAACCATTGGAATGTGGCAGCGTTTAGTTGAAATTAAGGTTAAAACAAGATTCAGATCGATAGGCTTAACATTGAAGCAACATAAATGGACTACTGTTTTAGCATTATTGATCTGGATTTCTTGTGCTGCATTTATTTATCATCAAACCAATACCATCGGAAAATATAAAAATAAACAGGAGCAATTAAACTGGAGTTTGGCTTACGAACAGAAATATAAAAAGCTGGCAAGCCTGCCCCAACCAGTAATTAAAGCCGTTAAAATGAGTGTAGATTTATATCCTAATGAAGGAAAGTACAGCATTAAAGGTACCTATAACCTAAAAAATGAAACAACTTTGCCCATCACAAAAATATGGATCTATGTTAGTCCCGATATAAATTCTTTTTCTGTGGATGTTGCCGAAAGTAAAAAAAGCGAAAAGGATGAACGGTTTAGCCAGCAGTTTATTACCTTAAAAACACCTTTGCAGCCTAATAAAGAGGTTGTGATGCGTTTTTCTATCGAAGTAATTAAATCGGGATTTACTCCTTTTAATAGTGAAAACTCTATTGTGAAAAATGGAACTTACATTGAAATAGAGAAATTTGTACCTCATTTGGGCTATTGCTATAATTTTGAGTGCGAAGATAAACACGAACGGAAAAAAGCAGGTTTACCCGAAGTTGCAGACAAACCGAATCTTAACAAAATTTATGAGTCGATAAACTTAGAAACAACCATTTCTACAGCCATTGATCAGCGGGTGATCACCGTTGGAGCGTTGCAGACGAGTTGGGTAGCCAATAACCGGCAATATTTTAAGTATAAAACCGATATACCGATTAATTTCATGTTTGCACTGAGCAGTGCACAATACACATTGAAAAAAGAACGCTACAAGGGGATAGATTTAAATATTTATTATCAGCCTGGACAAGAATATAATTTGAAAAGTATGTTTAAGGCTGTTAGAGATGCCTTGGATTACGGTAATACGCATTTTGCGAAATACCCCCTTAAACAATTAACCATCGCCGAAATCCCCCAATATAAAGGTGCTGCAACAGCCTATCCGGGAGTGATTTTTAGTGCAGAGAACATTAATTTTCTAGGGAATTATAGTCAGAAAGGTTCTATCGATCAGAGTTATGCTATTGCCGCACACGAAACTGCGCACCAATGGTGGGCAAATATATTGGCTCCGGCAGATGGTACAGGTTATGCCATGCTCACCGAATCGTTAGCTAAATACACCGAAAATGTGCTGATTGAAAAGACTTTTGGCAAAATGTATTTAAGAAAATATTTGGCTTACGATAATAACCTATACTTTTTAAACCGGAATAATAATGAAGAGGAGCTACCCTTGGCCAAAACCTTGGATCAACCTTATGTACATTACCAAAAAGGAGGATTAACGATGTATGCGGTGAAAGAATTGATTGGAGAGCAGAAATTTAATACAATATTGAGTCAGCTTATTATCGATCATGAAAATCCGAAGCCTAAAGCCACAGCGGCCGATTTGGTAAACGCAATTTTAAAGGAAGCTTTGCCTAAACATAAAAAGTTTATCAACGATTGTTTTAACGGGGTAGTTACTTATGATTTGGGCATTAAAGTGATCAATTGTAAAAAACTGAGTAGCGGAAAATTTAAAATTGACCTGGAAATTGATGCAGAAAGGTTAAGTAATGGCGATAAACAATTACCGGATCTTGAAGTGGATCTTGCCTGTTTTGACCAGTTGGAAATGGATTGGGAACCTGATACTAAACCTATATATGCCCAAAAGTTTCAAATAAACCAGCGTAAAACCAAACTTTCCATTATTGTTGGGCATAAACCAAAAACGGTGGCTATTGATCCTTATGGATATGTATTAGATGCTGATAAAAGCGATCATTTAGCTGTGGTGGATTAAAAAAGAATTACTAATACAGGAGATTCTCAATCAAAGGTGTGTCCTGCTGAACTTGTTTCAGCATCTATTTTTGAAAATCGTTATGGATAAGACCCTGAAACAAGTTCAGGGTGACGACCCTCTCCTTAGATTCCAGGTTTCGTTGCACTTAGTTCGAAATGACGGATGACTACATGATGAAATAAAAAAGCGCCGTTTCCTCATTTCAGGATTGGCGCTTCACTTGTTAAACGACTAGGTTTAATACTATTCTTATCAATTTGCCCTAAAACCTTTTGGTGTACATTGCATCTGACGTTTAAAAAATATGTTAAAATTAGCGGGGTATTCAAAACCCAAACAATAAGCAATTTGTGCGATATTCCATTCAGTATGTTTCAGCAAGGCTACCGCTTCGGTTGCTATCCTTCTCGAAATGTGCTCAGAAGTAGTTTTTCCCGTTACTTCCTTTACAGCATGGTTTAAATGATTTACATGCACCAGTAAACGGAAAGCAAAATCGTGGGCTGTTTTTAACTCTAAAATATGCTCGGTAGAACCGATTGGGAACTGTCTTTCCAACAATTCGAGAAACAACGCGGTTAAACGTGCCGATGCATTGTTCTGTTTAAATAAAATATCTTGTGGTTTTACCTTTAATGCTTCATGAACAATCAGTTGCACATAATTCCTTAACAGATCGTATTTATGGATGTAATCGCCATCCATTTCTTTCATCATTTTACAGAAAATATCCCTTAACGTTACTTCCTGTTCTTCATCAATATGAATTACCGGACTATCATTTATGCGCCACAATAACGAATCGCGAAGGGTTTCGTTGCGGTTATGGATAAAATTCTCGGTAAAGAGGCAGAAAAAACCTGCAGGTTTGGGCGAGGTACTTTCCCAGGAATATGGAATATTCGGGTTGGTAAACAGTAGCGCCCGACCTTTAATTTCTATGTCAGCATCCGCATAATGCAAAATGCCATTGCCAATAATCAACGAAATTTTATAAAAATCCCTGCGGCTAAAAGCAGAGGGGATGTTGGTGCAAACCACACTTCTATTAAAAACATTAAAGTGCCCGATATCATTAATCATCCCCAAGCTTGGCGTAGGGATCTCTGGCCGGGTAATTTTCAGCCTATTATAAAAATCCTCTAAAGTTTCCTTTTTTTGAAGCGTAGAAAGCTCTTGATTTTTTGATAACATAATTAATCCTTAGTCATGTAAAGTTATGGTTTAATCACCATTCCTTCATGCATTTCCTCTGTAGGTTCTGCCACTAATTTGTCACCTTCTGCCAGCTCACCAAAAACTTCGACTTTATCTTCAGTTTCCCTGCCTTTTTTTACAGCCACTTTAACCGCTTTGTTATCCGCTACTTTTAATACAAATAATCCTTCGCTGGTATCTAATAATGCCTTTTTAGAGATGATAAAAGTGCTGGCATTGGCCGGAAGCGGGATATCCAGCTCAGCTACCATACCAGGTAATAAAACCTTTGAAGCATTTGGAACATCCATCTCCACACGCTCTGAACGTAAACGGACATCTAAAGCACCGGATAAACGTTTCACTTTAGCTTTAAAGGTCTGATTAGGCAAAGATTTTACAGTGAAACTAATTTCATCGCCCGCTTTTAAATAACCCGTATAAACCTCCGGAATGGAAACGGCCAAACGCAGGTTTTTCTGATCCTGCAAAGTAAACAAAGGCAGATCAGAGCCTTTACCCGTAGGACCAACATAAGCACCTAAATTCACATTTCTGGCCGAGATAATGCCGCTAAAAGGTGCCCTGATGGTTAAATAATCCTGAACTGAACTTACTTCTTTGTAGGCCGCTTTTGCTGCTTCGAGCTGTGCTAAATCCGAGTTCTTTTTTGCCATCGCCTGGTCCAGGTCGTTTGTAGAAATCGTTCCAGGCGTTTTGCTGGTTTCGTACAAACGGTTGTAATTCGCTTTGCTCGCCGTATAAATTGCTTCTTGTGCTTTTATCCGCGATTGTGTTGCGGCCAGTTGTGAACTCATTTCGGGTGCTTCCAACGTCATCAATAACTGCCCTTTGCTTACTTCTGAGCCGATATCAACTTTTAAGGTTTTTACAAAACTGCTTACTTTAGCATATAAATCAACTTGTTGCAAAGCAATTAATTCGCCCGGTAAACTCAGTTTGGTTGATAATTTCTCTTTTTTAAGGTCGAATGTAGCTATCGTTGCTTCTTTTTCTTTCTTGGGTGTTACTTTCGATTCGGAGTGCCCACAGCCATATATAGCCGTTAGTACTAAAAATCCTGTACTCCATAATCCTGTTGAAAATATCTTTGTATTCATTTGTAATGATGATTTATTCGTTTTCTTGTAAACCTTTAATGTAATGGATGCTTTCTTCATCTTCCGGATCAAGCGATATCGAATCGGTAGTCTGTTTGCCCTGAACCCATGCAAATACCAATGGCAATATAATGAGTACGGCAAATGTTGAGGCCAATAAACCACCAATAACCGCTCTGCCCAATGGTGAAACAGCGCCACCGCTTTCACCATGACCAATGGCCATTGGCAACATACCCGCAATCATTGCAATACTCGTCATAATAATTGGACGTAAACGTAATGCAGCAGCTTCGCGTGCCGATTCGAGTGCATTGCCATTGTGCTTTCTTAATTGCTCTGCATTGGTAATGAGTAATACAGCATTGGCAATAGAAACTCCAACTGACATGATAATCCCCATATACGATTGCAGGTTTAAGGTTGATCCGGTGATGGTTAATAATAGTAATGAGCCTAAAATAACCGCTGGTACAGTGGCTAAAATAACCAATGGTACTTTAAAAGACTGGAAATTGGCCGCCAGCATTAAGAAAATTACCACAATGGCCACAAATAAGCCCGATTGTAAGCTGTCTAAAGTATCAGTTAGCACCTTACTTAGGCCTATAGCGGTAACATTTAATCCGCGCGGCAGTTCGCCAACGTTTTTAATGGCTTTTTCTACGTCTTTAGATGCGGTCCCCAAATCGGTATGGTAAAGGTTTGCTGTTACCGATAGGAAGGGCATGGCACCAATGTTATCGTTTTCTCCAGCCGTGGTATCAGGAGTAATTTTTGCAACATCGCTCAATACTGGTCGTGCCGAGTTTTTCAATAAAGGAATTTCTCCAATATCATCTTTACTGGTCATTTGGTTCAGTGGTACCTGAACCTGAACACTGTAAGGCAAAGCTGCCTTTTCATCTAACCAGATATTTTTATCGGTATAACGTGATGATGAAGTTGAAGCAATTAATGACCTTGAAATATCGGCCATATCTACCCCAATCTGCGCTGCACGTGTTCTGTCGATATCGATATTTAATGATGGATATTTAATGGGCTGTGCCAGCTGAACATCTCTCATGTACGGGATTTCCTTCAATTCTGCGAGGATTTTATTGGCATATTTTTCATTCAATTTTTTGCTTTTGCCTGCAATACGTACTTCGATGGGGGTAGGAGAGCCTTGGCTCAATACCTTATCTGTTAGTTCTATCGGCTCGAATGAAAGTTTAACATCAGGCAATACTTTTTTGATTCGTTCCCTGAACTGATCTTTAAAATCGTCCATATCTTCTTCAAAATCTTTTAAGCTTACCTGAAAAACAGCTTCATGCGGACCAGCCATAAACTGGTAGATTGGGTTTACCGAAAACTGAGCAGGGTGCTGACCAACATACACGGAGGAAATGCCCACGTGTTCTTCGCCAACCATTTTTTTCAGCTCAGCCAAAACCACATTTGCTTTTTCTTCGGTCCGTTCTAAGCGTGTCCCATCAGGTGCACGTAAACGCAATTGAAACTGACTCGAATTCACCCGTGGTAAAACATCGCGACCGATATTAGCCAATAGCAACGCTGCCAGGCCGATAATTATGACCAAATAAATCAAAACAACAGACTTTCGATAAGGCAATATCCGATCAAGGAAACGCATAAAACGGTTTCTGAATCTATCGAAAAAACCAATTTTACCATTGCCACTAAAATCTTCGCGTTCAACCAGCACCCTTTTTTGGTTCAGGGTGTCTTTTTCCGATTCGAGTGTAATGCCGGTGGCAGCAAAATCGGCCTCGTCTTGTGTAATGCCTGGGTGATGATTACTGCCTTTTTTAGGATGTGCAATCATCAGCCAGTTGGCCATAATCGGTACGAAAGTTTGCGATAACAAGAATGAAACCACCATCGAAAAGCCAATTGCCAATGCCAGCGGTAGGAATAGTGCTCCAGGTATACCAGTCATGGTAAAGGCTGGTGCAAATACAGCAAGGATACAAAACAGGATTAGCAGTTTAGGAAAAGCGATTTCCTTACAGGCATCCCAAATAGCCAGGGCCTTGGGTTTACCCATATCAAAATGCTGGTGAATGTTTTCTATCGTTACAGTTGATTCATCTACCAGAATACCAATGGCTAGTGCCAATCCGCTCAGTGTCATGATGTTGATTGTTTGCCCAAACAACTTTAGGAACAGCACCCCGGCAATAATAGAGGTGGGAATGGTCAGGATTACAATCAATGCGGCTCGTTTATCACCAAGGAAAAGCAATACCATCAAACCTGTTAATATTGCACCAATGGCACCTTCGCTGATCAGACTTTTTACGGCGTTGATTACATAAACCGATTGGTCGAACTCATAAGAGAGCTTAACATCTTCTGGTAAGGTATTTTGGATGTTAGGCAGGTTTTTCTTTAAGTTTTTAACCACTTCCCAGGTAGAGGCATCTCCAGATTTGGCTATACTTAAATATA
The nucleotide sequence above comes from Pedobacter riviphilus. Encoded proteins:
- a CDS encoding helix-turn-helix domain-containing protein, with the protein product MLSKNQELSTLQKKETLEDFYNRLKITRPEIPTPSLGMINDIGHFNVFNRSVVCTNIPSAFSRRDFYKISLIIGNGILHYADADIEIKGRALLFTNPNIPYSWESTSPKPAGFFCLFTENFIHNRNETLRDSLLWRINDSPVIHIDEEQEVTLRDIFCKMMKEMDGDYIHKYDLLRNYVQLIVHEALKVKPQDILFKQNNASARLTALFLELLERQFPIGSTEHILELKTAHDFAFRLLVHVNHLNHAVKEVTGKTTSEHISRRIATEAVALLKHTEWNIAQIAYCLGFEYPANFNIFFKRQMQCTPKGFRAN
- a CDS encoding sensor histidine kinase; its protein translation is MLSTKKFSYNYKYQDFFINVGLLLWIAIFNTYNLTTNIWLSYASCILALVFCLLPVLIFSFLKTRLKNVLSRNRYVAYWCTCFFILLPLFTGIAFYLQIAKLDNAVFISTALAAVALEIMLIANQYYQKKVQHIKWIKKIGLENAVLITIILLAATISIMAVSSLENPIYQRKGFRLVGFEFNFKMLVFNFGTFLSFFSQFLIMYLCGYLLFLINSRLLVSKILKEKGLLIYLLTLSATIAVLYPLLAQILISLPINTVFGRSIFVTNPFELENAFGAFAIMLISLPIVLALQWGKQNNKILSLEKEKSQNELDLLKQQLNPHFFFNTLNNLYALSLQKSEKTPESILQLSELMRYTIYKGQEKTVKLSQELDYINDYIQLQQIRLQKTLHFEFDKQVKNDQIDIPPLLLIVFVENAFKHGIERAEDEAFLKLSLTANDTEVVFCCENSFDPEENTNCKGIGIDNLKKRLELLYPNRYTLDITSIANIFKAELKLQLT
- a CDS encoding LytR/AlgR family response regulator transcription factor — protein: MSLRCLIVDDEPLAHGVITEYAKDIPFISVVGHCYRATEALDFLSKQQVDLIFLDIRMPKLNGLDFLRTLPHKPLVIITSAYEEYALESFDLAVCDYLLKPFRLDRFVKAVNRALELYNLKKQTAAPTEIEKTVPGNNGQISIKADKKHILIKTDEIQYLESLGNYVKVWKDHDFLLTPRTLGSFEAQLSTDFIRIHKSYILNKKYVDYLEGNTIVLKNGREVPIGKNYKGIIKQLLNIED
- a CDS encoding efflux RND transporter periplasmic adaptor subunit; amino-acid sequence: MNTKIFSTGLWSTGFLVLTAIYGCGHSESKVTPKKEKEATIATFDLKKEKLSTKLSLPGELIALQQVDLYAKVSSFVKTLKVDIGSEVSKGQLLMTLEAPEMSSQLAATQSRIKAQEAIYTASKANYNRLYETSKTPGTISTNDLDQAMAKKNSDLAQLEAAKAAYKEVSSVQDYLTIRAPFSGIISARNVNLGAYVGPTGKGSDLPLFTLQDQKNLRLAVSIPEVYTGYLKAGDEISFTVKSLPNQTFKAKVKRLSGALDVRLRSERVEMDVPNASKVLLPGMVAELDIPLPANASTFIISKKALLDTSEGLFVLKVADNKAVKVAVKKGRETEDKVEVFGELAEGDKLVAEPTEEMHEGMVIKP
- a CDS encoding ABC transporter ATP-binding protein; protein product: MVRLKIQQLTKSYQNGVKALDDVTLNIANGMFGLLGPNGAGKSSLMRTLATLQLPDAGQVHFDGNDVLQNPQEMRNKLGYLPQDFGVYPKVSAIDLLNHLAVLKGLQNKNERKEQVTSLLQQTNLFEVRKRSVSTFSGGMRQRFGIAQALLGNPQLIIVDEPTAGLDPQERNRFHDLLSEIGANRVVILSTHIVEDVNDLCTEMAVMANGKLILQGKPSRLIEKLDGKIWRKAIDKVDLAQYSSIFNVISTKIISGKCYVFVLADECPAHIFEPVYPGLEEVYFSSLFGAANQNLEAKL
- a CDS encoding M1 family aminopeptidase, with protein sequence MEAVVFTTSIKKLPYFVIRFLGLIISVFSLLVLVALGIYVGTFFLDADRLGSFHIIYFLQPLLVFALPNVLFSAGILFCTAVLTKNVRIIYVVGVLIYILYMLASIFGNSPLLATSTMKAGSPDILPLFLDPFALASFFGETRTWTSLERNQQLFPFNGTFLFNRLLWLGFTALVVLITYRLFNFRLQQQQQPKIKAAKAEQVELVPYRAFAVFSNGFRYHLNTFFAQFKLEMIFLFKNIPIMVMLLLWVFLFGVELKDQLFSGVYGIHSYPATGIIIEEIRSMKFGLVLIIFYAAETISREKSVNIHSLIYSTPVQNSVLWMAKTLSLFALVFILVTLNIGIGIVLQLTHGYFHIELPMYLSLYYYSAFPLLLFVVLIVFIQNLSTNKYLGMLLSMIVIFLVSYAERFGLAHYLFRFATVPDLLHSYFNGFGYYTNAFNWYMLYWSAFVIVIAVLTIGMWQRLVEIKVKTRFRSIGLTLKQHKWTTVLALLIWISCAAFIYHQTNTIGKYKNKQEQLNWSLAYEQKYKKLASLPQPVIKAVKMSVDLYPNEGKYSIKGTYNLKNETTLPITKIWIYVSPDINSFSVDVAESKKSEKDERFSQQFITLKTPLQPNKEVVMRFSIEVIKSGFTPFNSENSIVKNGTYIEIEKFVPHLGYCYNFECEDKHERKKAGLPEVADKPNLNKIYESINLETTISTAIDQRVITVGALQTSWVANNRQYFKYKTDIPINFMFALSSAQYTLKKERYKGIDLNIYYQPGQEYNLKSMFKAVRDALDYGNTHFAKYPLKQLTIAEIPQYKGAATAYPGVIFSAENINFLGNYSQKGSIDQSYAIAAHETAHQWWANILAPADGTGYAMLTESLAKYTENVLIEKTFGKMYLRKYLAYDNNLYFLNRNNNEEELPLAKTLDQPYVHYQKGGLTMYAVKELIGEQKFNTILSQLIIDHENPKPKATAADLVNAILKEALPKHKKFINDCFNGVVTYDLGIKVINCKKLSSGKFKIDLEIDAERLSNGDKQLPDLEVDLACFDQLEMDWEPDTKPIYAQKFQINQRKTKLSIIVGHKPKTVAIDPYGYVLDADKSDHLAVVD